The proteins below are encoded in one region of uncultured Eubacteriales bacterium:
- a CDS encoding conserved hypothetical protein (Evidence 4 : Homologs of previously reported genes of unknown function), whose protein sequence is MAKMAAGNDTKVFQITKWLGLNESPDGDTGLKMGEAAEMRNFRVTRENHLQIRPGYAPVCTLAAGQPVRGLWCGYVAGARHLLAACGGHIWDIGTDWTVTDLGEVNGTEVFFFGFSKKVYMLTGQEYYCWDGSTPEIQVVEGYIPLVVVSAEPSGKGTEREHQNLLNGKKRERFSPDGTATAFYLIEGNIDEVISVEGTSITYTVDLVAGIVTFQTAPPKLTDSITITWRKGNGTRSEVTGKKFAELYNGSSDSRVFLYGDGSNQTIYSGIDNLGVPTAEYFPALYSMAVDSANTPITAMIRHYDRLLVFKTDSAHSAQYGTITMSDGRVEPAFYTSPLNREIGCGAPGQVKLVENDARTVFGRGVYRWTLTVGASRDERNAQRISERVEATLGEFDLAQTVAFDDEERQEYYLVCGGRAVVHNYASNVWYYYDHFPALCMEKMDGEVYFGTADGRIMHLSAQYRNDNLAPIDAYWASGAMAFGEDWRRKYSSTMWVSIKPESQAQVTVTAQSNLKSNYARKIVSSGLSSFGNVSFAHWSFGTNRKPQVIRVRLKVKKFTYYTLIFESKSTSATATVLGVDMQVRYTGNVK, encoded by the coding sequence ATGGCAAAAATGGCGGCCGGAAACGACACAAAGGTATTTCAAATTACAAAATGGCTTGGGCTCAACGAGAGCCCGGATGGCGATACAGGGCTTAAAATGGGCGAGGCCGCTGAGATGCGAAATTTCCGGGTGACACGGGAGAACCATCTACAAATTCGACCCGGCTATGCGCCCGTATGTACCCTCGCGGCGGGACAGCCGGTACGCGGACTGTGGTGCGGGTACGTGGCGGGGGCACGGCATCTTCTGGCGGCCTGCGGCGGGCACATCTGGGACATCGGCACGGATTGGACGGTAACGGACCTGGGAGAAGTCAACGGCACGGAGGTGTTCTTCTTCGGGTTTTCCAAGAAGGTGTATATGCTCACCGGCCAAGAGTATTACTGCTGGGACGGCAGTACGCCAGAGATACAGGTTGTAGAGGGGTATATCCCGTTGGTCGTTGTTTCGGCTGAGCCAAGCGGGAAAGGGACTGAGCGTGAGCACCAAAATCTTCTGAATGGGAAAAAGCGAGAGCGCTTTTCTCCCGATGGAACGGCGACAGCATTTTACCTAATTGAGGGAAATATCGACGAGGTTATATCCGTAGAGGGCACTTCCATTACGTACACTGTAGACCTTGTAGCTGGAATAGTAACTTTCCAAACAGCACCGCCAAAGCTCACGGATTCTATCACAATTACGTGGCGTAAAGGAAACGGGACCCGCAGCGAAGTCACAGGGAAGAAGTTTGCGGAGCTTTACAATGGATCATCTGATAGCCGCGTATTCCTTTACGGTGATGGGAGCAACCAGACGATTTACAGTGGCATAGACAATTTGGGTGTTCCGACAGCGGAATACTTCCCAGCCCTTTACTCTATGGCCGTGGACAGTGCCAACACACCAATCACCGCTATGATACGCCACTATGACCGGCTACTTGTATTCAAGACAGACTCAGCACACTCCGCCCAGTACGGAACGATTACGATGTCTGATGGGAGAGTGGAGCCAGCTTTTTATACTAGCCCTTTGAACCGGGAAATTGGTTGTGGAGCCCCTGGCCAGGTTAAATTGGTTGAAAACGATGCGAGAACGGTGTTCGGGCGGGGCGTGTACCGATGGACCCTCACCGTGGGTGCAAGCCGGGACGAGCGCAACGCCCAGCGTATCTCGGAGCGAGTGGAGGCCACTCTGGGGGAGTTCGATCTGGCACAGACCGTCGCTTTCGACGATGAGGAGCGGCAGGAGTACTATCTGGTCTGCGGCGGCCGGGCGGTGGTGCATAACTACGCCTCCAACGTGTGGTACTATTACGACCATTTTCCAGCCCTCTGCATGGAAAAGATGGACGGAGAAGTCTACTTTGGGACGGCGGATGGGCGCATTATGCACCTGTCAGCGCAGTACCGTAACGACAATCTTGCCCCAATCGACGCATATTGGGCGAGTGGAGCTATGGCTTTTGGTGAGGACTGGCGGCGCAAGTATAGCAGCACCATGTGGGTATCAATAAAGCCTGAGAGTCAAGCACAGGTAACTGTGACGGCCCAGAGCAACTTGAAATCCAACTATGCCAGAAAGATTGTTTCATCCGGCCTTTCAAGCTTTGGAAACGTGAGCTTTGCCCACTGGAGCTTTGGCACTAACCGAAAACCACAGGTGATACGGGTCCGGCTGAAGGTCAAAAAATTCACCTACTATACCCTGATATTCGAGAGCAAGTCCACCTCGGCTACGGCCACGGTGCTGGGAGTGGATATGCAGGTGAGATATACAGGAAATGTGAAATGA
- a CDS encoding conserved hypothetical protein (Evidence 4 : Homologs of previously reported genes of unknown function), with product MAINLTSKFSEKVAERFTLRSLTDSYAGKDYDFSGVKSIKIYSVDSVPVGDYTRSGTARFGNLVELGDTLQEMVMTQDKGFTFSVDAGNAAEQLNIKQVTQRLKRNWDERATPLIDMYRFSKWMNGAGLVAAESAALTKSNIVEKIMIGTAAMSNALVPLTGRTLFIRESVYINVKLASEIVGIDKLGGKSVGSGVVGELDGMSIVRVPDSYFPAGVNFFIKYKNATVDPMKLKTLRVQKNPMGIDGDVAECRFMHDSFTLGTKVNGLYVDIDTAKVVANTAIAVATGKATITSATSGAAIKYTTDGTDPKTSTTAADYSAAVDVATGTVVRAYAAKAGLMNSGVTEVIA from the coding sequence ATGGCTATTAATTTAACCAGCAAGTTTTCTGAGAAGGTAGCGGAGCGGTTTACCCTCCGCAGCTTGACCGACTCCTATGCAGGCAAGGACTATGACTTCTCCGGCGTGAAGAGCATTAAGATTTACTCGGTGGACAGCGTGCCCGTGGGCGACTACACCCGCTCCGGCACCGCCCGGTTCGGCAACCTCGTGGAGCTGGGTGACACTCTTCAGGAAATGGTGATGACCCAGGACAAGGGCTTTACCTTCTCCGTGGACGCGGGCAACGCTGCTGAGCAGCTCAACATCAAACAGGTGACTCAGCGCCTCAAGCGCAACTGGGATGAGCGGGCAACCCCCCTCATCGACATGTACCGTTTCTCCAAGTGGATGAACGGCGCGGGCCTGGTGGCCGCTGAGAGTGCGGCCCTCACCAAGAGCAACATCGTGGAAAAAATCATGATCGGCACCGCCGCCATGTCGAACGCTCTGGTTCCGCTAACGGGCCGTACCCTCTTTATCCGCGAGAGCGTGTACATCAACGTGAAACTCGCCAGTGAGATCGTGGGCATTGACAAGTTGGGCGGCAAGAGCGTGGGGTCTGGCGTGGTGGGAGAGCTGGACGGCATGAGCATTGTCCGTGTCCCTGACAGCTATTTCCCCGCGGGCGTGAATTTCTTTATCAAGTACAAGAACGCCACCGTGGACCCAATGAAACTCAAGACCCTGCGGGTCCAGAAGAACCCAATGGGCATCGACGGCGACGTAGCCGAGTGTCGATTCATGCACGATTCCTTTACGCTCGGCACTAAGGTGAACGGCCTTTATGTGGACATCGACACGGCCAAGGTAGTTGCGAACACCGCCATCGCTGTGGCAACGGGGAAAGCTACCATCACCAGCGCCACCAGCGGCGCGGCCATCAAGTACACCACCGACGGCACCGATCCTAAGACATCCACCACCGCCGCCGATTACTCTGCCGCCGTGGACGTGGCTACGGGAACCGTTGTCCGGGCCTACGCCGCAAAGGCGGGGCTCATGAACTCCGGCGTGACTGAAGTTATCGCGTGA
- a CDS encoding conserved membrane hypothetical protein (Evidence 4 : Homologs of previously reported genes of unknown function): MDITVFGVGGVAVITIICYMVGEIVKVSPLDNKVIPVIMGLFGAVLGPTAMIFTPEFPAGDPITAIAVGIVSGLAATGANQVVKQLKGE; encoded by the coding sequence ATGGACATTACTGTTTTTGGCGTAGGGGGCGTGGCAGTCATCACGATTATCTGCTACATGGTGGGGGAAATCGTTAAGGTGTCACCGCTGGACAATAAGGTTATTCCTGTCATTATGGGCTTGTTCGGCGCAGTGCTCGGCCCCACCGCAATGATATTCACGCCTGAGTTTCCGGCTGGAGACCCAATTACCGCCATCGCTGTGGGCATCGTGAGCGGCCTCGCAGCCACGGGGGCGAATCAGGTAGTCAAGCAGCTTAAGGGGGAGTAA
- a CDS encoding conserved exported hypothetical protein (Evidence 4 : Homologs of previously reported genes of unknown function), protein MASEITVAVLALIGTLSGSALGIVASAKLTNWRLKSLEDEVREHNNFARRMPVVEEQIKGITHRLEDLEKA, encoded by the coding sequence ATGGCGTCGGAGATTACGGTGGCCGTATTAGCGCTCATCGGGACCCTGTCCGGGTCAGCCCTTGGTATAGTGGCATCAGCCAAGCTCACAAATTGGCGGCTGAAGTCCCTGGAAGATGAGGTGCGTGAGCATAACAACTTCGCCCGAAGAATGCCGGTGGTTGAGGAGCAAATAAAGGGTATTACGCACAGGTTGGAAGACTTGGAGAAAGCATGA
- a CDS encoding conserved hypothetical protein (Evidence 4 : Homologs of previously reported genes of unknown function), with translation MDERESVFELNEQDIDAAWDEDVETHIQQEEPPEPEAQPPVEEGKQDPPAAPPQNDNAAGDKEPSANQPQDTFTLKHLEETKTVNRDEVVVLAQKGMDYDRIRQERDQLREYRQGADPALNLVKAYAERNGMDIGAYIDFCRKQELMAQGVNEQTAAAQIEVEKNQAAMQERNAEEERQRQEQERIQQGAKRRNEERTRDMNAFIAAYPNVKPESIPPQVWAQVAKGESLMSAYTMHRNQELEAQITAERQNQQNRQRTPGSLNSGLDGSTRDEIDKIWYADD, from the coding sequence ATGGACGAGCGGGAAAGCGTTTTCGAGTTAAATGAGCAGGATATCGATGCCGCGTGGGATGAAGATGTGGAGACCCATATTCAGCAGGAGGAGCCGCCAGAACCTGAGGCGCAGCCACCCGTTGAGGAGGGGAAACAGGATCCTCCTGCCGCTCCGCCTCAAAACGACAACGCGGCGGGGGATAAGGAGCCATCGGCAAACCAGCCGCAAGATACCTTTACCCTAAAGCACCTGGAGGAGACAAAGACCGTAAATCGGGACGAGGTGGTGGTTCTAGCCCAGAAGGGTATGGACTATGACCGCATCCGCCAGGAGCGCGATCAGCTACGTGAGTATCGGCAGGGAGCAGACCCGGCGTTAAACCTTGTTAAGGCCTACGCTGAGCGCAATGGTATGGATATCGGAGCGTATATTGACTTCTGCCGCAAACAGGAGCTGATGGCGCAGGGCGTCAACGAGCAGACTGCTGCTGCACAGATCGAGGTTGAGAAGAACCAGGCGGCAATGCAGGAGCGAAACGCCGAGGAGGAACGCCAGCGCCAGGAGCAGGAACGCATCCAGCAGGGGGCAAAGCGTCGCAATGAGGAGCGGACACGAGACATGAATGCTTTTATAGCGGCTTATCCCAACGTTAAGCCTGAATCCATACCGCCGCAGGTGTGGGCACAGGTAGCAAAAGGTGAAAGCCTGATGAGCGCCTATACCATGCACCGAAACCAGGAGCTGGAGGCGCAAATCACCGCAGAAAGGCAGAACCAGCAGAACCGGCAGCGCACTCCAGGTAGCCTTAATAGCGGCCTGGATGGCAGCACAAGGGACGAGATCGACAAGATTTGGTACGCGGACGATTAA
- a CDS encoding putative N-acetylmuramoyl-L-alanine amidase (Evidence 3 : Function proposed based on presence of conserved amino acid motif, structural feature or limited homology; Product type pe : putative enzyme), with protein sequence MSKYINTIPLSSIDRMAIVLGKGRLARQVREDVGCDLTINLGFFNGSKPVGHLKIDGKVLSKPDWGCWGYAWDNGGDIKMEALPSPKANYISGTELLTPMVGLGDSIPYDHEKLGGARGRTALALGVEKLITYCANDGKDGATMEGLQTELYELGAETAIGADGGGSSQGSGDSWDVRSSDVPERPVHNYLCIWLKKESKEDKPVSKTVCLDPGHGPGCVNGSPDGSYKEYEFAWDMSQRVKTHLERCGVKVVMTKDESGYPSLTERADVSNKSKADLFVSLHSNAEGNAGWGAARGFLIYTSMGPMTAGRNVAALKIIDRMSAAGVVLGKNTIQYNAEYTVLVKTNAPAMIVEHGFHTNKEDVALLKTTEYRAKLAEATAKGVCDFLGIAWADYPVGDGTTSGADDWAAGAWAKAKDKGIMDGTRPTEPVTRQELAVVLDRAGMLK encoded by the coding sequence ATGAGTAAGTACATCAACACCATCCCACTCTCCAGTATTGACCGCATGGCAATCGTGCTGGGCAAGGGGCGATTAGCGAGACAGGTAAGGGAGGACGTGGGGTGCGACCTTACCATAAACCTGGGGTTTTTCAATGGGAGCAAGCCCGTAGGGCATCTCAAAATCGACGGCAAGGTGCTGTCAAAGCCGGACTGGGGGTGCTGGGGGTACGCCTGGGACAACGGCGGGGATATCAAGATGGAGGCCCTGCCGTCGCCTAAGGCAAACTACATCAGCGGGACTGAGCTTTTGACCCCTATGGTGGGGCTGGGAGACAGCATACCATATGACCATGAGAAGCTCGGCGGCGCACGGGGACGAACGGCCCTGGCGCTGGGAGTCGAAAAGTTAATCACCTACTGCGCAAACGACGGCAAGGACGGCGCTACCATGGAGGGGCTACAGACCGAGCTTTACGAGCTGGGCGCGGAGACGGCCATAGGTGCAGACGGCGGCGGGTCCTCGCAAGGGTCCGGGGATAGCTGGGATGTGCGCTCCTCGGATGTGCCGGAGAGGCCGGTACACAATTACCTCTGCATCTGGCTCAAAAAAGAAAGTAAGGAGGACAAGCCTGTGAGTAAAACAGTATGTTTAGACCCTGGGCACGGGCCCGGGTGCGTCAACGGCTCCCCGGATGGGAGCTACAAGGAGTACGAGTTCGCATGGGATATGAGCCAGCGGGTGAAGACCCACCTGGAGCGCTGCGGCGTGAAGGTGGTCATGACCAAGGACGAGAGCGGCTATCCCAGCCTGACGGAGCGGGCCGACGTTTCCAACAAATCGAAGGCTGACTTGTTCGTCTCTCTGCACTCCAACGCCGAGGGAAATGCGGGCTGGGGGGCGGCACGGGGCTTTTTGATCTACACCAGCATGGGTCCCATGACGGCAGGGCGGAACGTGGCCGCGCTGAAGATTATCGACCGCATGAGTGCGGCGGGGGTCGTACTGGGCAAGAATACGATCCAGTACAACGCCGAGTACACGGTGCTGGTCAAGACCAACGCCCCGGCCATGATTGTGGAGCATGGGTTCCACACCAACAAGGAGGACGTGGCGCTCCTAAAGACTACCGAGTACCGTGCCAAGTTGGCCGAGGCCACGGCAAAGGGTGTCTGCGACTTTCTGGGCATCGCCTGGGCGGATTACCCGGTAGGTGACGGCACTACATCGGGCGCGGATGATTGGGCCGCTGGGGCGTGGGCAAAGGCAAAGGACAAGGGCATCATGGACGGCACCAGACCCACTGAGCCCGTGACCCGGCAGGAGCTGGCCGTGGTGCTGGACCGGGCGGGAATGCTGAAATAA
- a CDS encoding conserved hypothetical protein (Evidence 4 : Homologs of previously reported genes of unknown function), whose product MTNAQEVFELAMHLMDEVNESSGKADTADTKEYKNRTLAILNILRVECYPASDTYTAQPGKRPVCAEIKTFEESIDLDDGICQGVLPYGLAAHLFLDENPEVASYFQQRYEELLTVARNSIPAGSEDISNLYGGIEFGEFSHW is encoded by the coding sequence ATGACCAACGCACAGGAAGTCTTTGAGCTGGCAATGCACCTGATGGACGAGGTGAACGAAAGCAGCGGAAAGGCAGACACGGCAGACACCAAGGAGTATAAGAATCGCACGCTGGCGATTCTCAACATCCTACGGGTGGAATGCTATCCAGCCTCTGATACCTATACAGCACAGCCGGGAAAACGCCCGGTATGTGCGGAGATCAAGACATTTGAGGAGAGCATCGACCTTGACGATGGGATTTGTCAAGGTGTCCTACCATACGGGCTTGCGGCCCATCTATTCCTGGACGAGAACCCTGAAGTCGCGAGTTATTTCCAGCAACGGTATGAGGAGCTTTTAACTGTGGCCAGGAATAGCATCCCTGCCGGTAGTGAAGATATATCGAATCTGTACGGCGGGATTGAATTTGGTGAATTTTCGCACTGGTAG
- a CDS encoding hypothetical protein (Evidence 5 : No homology to any previously reported sequences) produces MASILGTLLQNAAKTVLPTLANAATQKANSTPTSGTTPTVTSTTPSNASTAVTTTPTKTTGTDDYGNVDYSKQWDSEMSGAADYNTLLGIYNSRQNKISSGGVYNQFAGDAKSQEMKSILDQMKTEQDNQAINDYIRMMNEENQKAAIAALRNAYQKNVDGLDRTQATIAPEYQSARNEAAGQSELQKRNFAEYAAANGLNSGAGGQAQLSFTNALQGNLSNIASKEASTMADLELQRSQMESDYENAIAQAQAQGNYELAQQLYQEKVRQNESMLQQMQWQAQMDLQNQQLQFSKDQAAIGNDQWNKQYDTSTQQYSQEQAYNLAQYYAEKSGDYSLFKALGLDDAQIQAMKDYNAYLLSKANTSTTSGSYSGTGKESYSKSQYDIALAAAMGGDTSDAVKKIIEGYSGLPFNTVLSSEGYVAPAENKSTPSSSIPQTVLNELARLENTANPTSKIYNTIRQYAVSGVLSDEQAQTLLNKYGLG; encoded by the coding sequence ATGGCTAGTATTTTAGGTACACTTTTGCAAAACGCGGCAAAGACCGTGTTGCCTACATTGGCAAATGCAGCGACGCAAAAGGCGAACAGTACGCCCACTTCAGGGACAACGCCTACTGTGACGAGCACCACGCCAAGCAACGCATCTACTGCTGTGACAACAACGCCGACAAAGACGACGGGAACGGATGATTACGGAAACGTCGATTATAGCAAGCAGTGGGACAGTGAAATGTCAGGTGCAGCAGACTATAATACCCTGTTAGGAATTTATAATTCCCGCCAGAACAAAATCAGCAGCGGCGGCGTATATAACCAGTTTGCAGGCGATGCAAAGAGTCAAGAAATGAAATCCATTCTTGACCAGATGAAAACCGAGCAAGATAATCAAGCGATTAATGATTATATCCGCATGATGAATGAGGAGAATCAAAAGGCGGCGATTGCGGCGCTACGAAATGCGTACCAGAAAAATGTGGACGGACTCGACCGAACGCAGGCAACCATCGCGCCGGAATATCAGAGCGCCCGGAACGAGGCCGCAGGGCAGAGTGAGCTACAGAAACGCAACTTTGCAGAGTACGCCGCCGCAAACGGCCTGAACTCCGGCGCTGGTGGACAGGCCCAGCTTTCGTTCACCAACGCCCTACAAGGGAATCTGAGCAACATTGCCTCTAAGGAGGCATCCACCATGGCTGACCTTGAACTCCAGAGGAGCCAGATGGAGAGTGACTATGAGAACGCCATTGCGCAAGCACAGGCTCAGGGTAATTATGAACTGGCCCAGCAGCTCTACCAGGAGAAAGTACGACAGAATGAGTCCATGCTACAGCAGATGCAGTGGCAGGCGCAGATGGACCTTCAAAACCAACAGCTCCAGTTCTCGAAAGATCAGGCGGCTATCGGAAACGACCAGTGGAATAAGCAGTACGACACCAGCACACAGCAGTACAGCCAGGAGCAGGCATATAATCTGGCACAGTATTATGCAGAAAAAAGTGGAGACTATTCGTTGTTCAAGGCGCTGGGGCTAGACGATGCGCAAATCCAGGCCATGAAAGATTATAATGCTTACTTATTGTCGAAGGCGAACACGAGCACTACAAGCGGAAGCTATAGTGGAACAGGAAAGGAAAGTTACAGTAAGTCACAGTATGATATTGCTCTGGCTGCGGCAATGGGTGGCGACACCTCAGACGCGGTGAAGAAAATCATCGAGGGCTATTCTGGGTTGCCATTTAATACGGTGCTTTCTAGCGAGGGGTACGTAGCTCCTGCAGAGAACAAGTCTACTCCGTCATCGAGCATACCGCAAACCGTCCTAAATGAGCTGGCTCGTTTGGAGAACACAGCAAACCCCACGAGTAAGATTTATAACACGATTCGCCAGTACGCAGTTTCCGGGGTCCTGAGCGATGAGCAGGCACAGACGCTTTTGAACAAGTATGGATTAGGGTGA
- a CDS encoding hypothetical protein (Evidence 5 : No homology to any previously reported sequences) codes for MALDRFEKDMKIIAALDDEPNDVGGLSAAELKERFDEGGEALKDYINNTLLPALETAGVFVLVPNTRKINGKALSADVVLVASDVGAVPTTRTVNGKVLSTDITLSFADVGAVPTSRNVNGKPLATDIAITTTDIGAVPTSRTINGKGLSANIALTAADVGALAVTGGGTISGDVTMGTLNASKVSAGSITSPGTSVAFDKPISAGTITLGALTGTAGTITANSPINMSSQRINSVGDPILSGDAANKLYVDAQAATRVPVVALADRIYGTQGSALQTTFSMAQNNPAADTIVRRTSTGTVRTATPTADNDAATKAYADTKLSAAGGAMAGMLNMGSYPIAQVGHMVLNTGGQDGIRLASEGDGTVLEILQDATDDYAIVRGIASPVGMHDAANKGYVDDAIAAAIAALNL; via the coding sequence ATGGCGCTTGATAGATTTGAAAAGGATATGAAGATCATAGCAGCTCTTGACGATGAGCCTAATGACGTAGGTGGGCTATCTGCCGCCGAGCTGAAGGAGCGATTCGATGAGGGCGGCGAGGCGCTGAAGGACTACATTAACAATACGCTTCTCCCTGCTCTGGAGACGGCGGGGGTGTTCGTACTTGTGCCAAATACTCGCAAGATTAATGGAAAGGCCCTTAGTGCAGATGTAGTCCTGGTAGCATCTGATGTTGGGGCAGTTCCTACCACAAGAACTGTTAACGGCAAGGTGTTATCTACTGACATCACGTTATCTTTCGCTGATGTTGGAGCCGTTCCAACATCTCGAAATGTGAATGGTAAACCACTGGCAACCGACATTGCTATAACAACGACTGACATCGGAGCCGTTCCCACGTCTCGCACTATTAATGGAAAGGGGCTCTCTGCAAACATCGCGCTCACCGCCGCTGATGTTGGTGCTTTAGCTGTTACAGGCGGCGGGACTATCAGCGGGGACGTTACTATGGGGACACTGAATGCAAGCAAGGTATCTGCTGGCAGCATTACAAGCCCTGGTACAAGTGTTGCGTTTGACAAGCCCATCAGCGCAGGCACGATTACCCTTGGCGCTCTCACAGGCACGGCTGGCACAATCACGGCGAATAGTCCGATCAATATGTCCTCGCAGCGCATCAATTCTGTAGGCGACCCAATACTTAGCGGTGATGCAGCTAACAAGCTGTACGTAGACGCACAAGCAGCTACCCGTGTTCCTGTTGTAGCCCTGGCTGACCGGATTTATGGTACACAAGGTTCGGCTTTGCAAACGACATTCTCGATGGCACAGAACAACCCGGCTGCCGACACAATAGTGCGTAGAACTTCCACTGGAACAGTTAGAACCGCCACTCCAACCGCTGATAACGATGCAGCCACTAAAGCTTATGCTGATACCAAACTCTCTGCTGCTGGCGGCGCAATGGCTGGTATGCTAAATATGGGTAGTTATCCTATCGCACAGGTTGGTCATATGGTTCTCAACACGGGAGGGCAAGATGGGATTCGTTTGGCTTCCGAGGGGGATGGCACCGTCCTTGAAATTCTTCAAGATGCAACTGATGATTATGCAATTGTCAGAGGAATTGCCTCGCCTGTCGGAATGCATGATGCAGCCAACAAAGGGTATGTTGACGATGCAATTGCGGCAGCTATCGCTGCGCTGAATCTATAA